In one window of Ovis aries strain OAR_USU_Benz2616 breed Rambouillet chromosome 5, ARS-UI_Ramb_v3.0, whole genome shotgun sequence DNA:
- the RBM22 gene encoding pre-mRNA-splicing factor RBM22 isoform X2, with amino-acid sequence MATSLGSNTYNRQNWEDADFPILCQTCLGENPYIRMTKEKYGKECKICARPFTVFRWCPGVRMRFKKTEVCQTCSKLKNVCQTCLLDLEYGLPIQVRDAGLSFKDDMPKSDVNKEYYTQNMEREISNSDGTRPVGMLGKATSTSDMLLKLARTTPYYKRNRPHICSFWVKGECKRGEECPYRHEKPTDPDDPLADQNIKDRYYGINDPVADKLLKRASTMPRLDPPEDKTITTLYVGGLGDTITETDLRNHFYQFGEIRTITVVQRQQCAFIQFATRQAAEVAAEKSFNKLIVNGRRLNVKWGRSQAARGKEKEKDGTTDSGIKLEPVPGLPGALPPPPAAEEEASANYFNLPPSGPPAVVNIALPPPPGIAPPPPPGFGPHMFHPMGPPPPFMRAPGPIHYPSQDPQRMGAHAGKHSSP; translated from the exons ATGGCGACCTCTCTAGGTTCCAACACCTACAACAGGCAAAATTGGGAGGATGCG GACTTCCCTATTCTGTGCCAGACGTGTCTTGGAGAAAACCCATATATCCGAATG acCAAAGAAAAGTATGGGAAGGAATGCAAA ATCTGTGCCAGGCCATTCACAGTGTTTCGCTGGTGCCCTGGGGTCCGCATGCGTttcaagaagactgaagtgtGCCAGACCTGCAGTAAACTGAAGAATGTCTGTCAGACCTGCCTCTTAGACCTCGAATATG GTTTGCCCATCCAGGTTCGTGATGCAGGATTGTCTTTTAAGGATGACATGCCAAAGTCCGACGTCAACAAAGAGTACTACACACAGAATATGGAGAGAGAG ATTTCCAACTCTGATGGAACGCGGCCAGTTGGCATGTTGGGGAAAGCCACATCCACCAGTGACATGCTGCTCAAACTGGCCCGGACCACACCCTACTACAAAAGGAATCGACCGCACATTTGCTCCTTCTGGGTGAAAGGAGAATGTAAGAGAGGAGAGGAGTGTCCATACAG ACATGAAAAACCAACAGATCCGGATGACCCCCTTGCTGATCAGAACATTAAAGACCGATATTATGGAATCAATGACCCTGTGGCAGATAAACTCTTGAAGCGGGCTTCAACAATGCCACGTCTAGACCCACCAGAGGACAAAACTATCACCACACTCTATGTTGGTGGTCTGGGGGATACCATTACTGAGACCGATCTAAG GAATCACTTCTACCAGTTTGGAGAGATCCGGACCATCACTGTTGTGCAAAGACAGCAGTGTGCTTTCATCCAGTTCGCTACAAGACAGGCTGCAGAAGTGGCTGCCGAGAAGTCTTTTAATAAGTTGATTGTCAATGGCCGCAGGCTCAACGTGAAATGGGGAAG GTCCCAGGCagccagagggaaagaaaaggagaaggacgGAACCACAGACTCCGGAATCAAGCTCGAGCCCGTTCCAGGGCTCCCAGGAG ctcttcctcctcctcctgccgcAGAAGAAGAAGCCTCTGCCAACTACTTCAACCTGCCCCCGAGTGGTCCTCCGGCCGTGGTGAACATTGCCCTGCCACCCCCACCTGGTattgccccgcccccacccccag GTTTTGGGCCACACATGTTCCACCCCATGGGACCACCCCCTCCTTTCATGAGGGCTCCAGGACCAATCCACTATCCTTCTCAGGACCCTCAGAGGATGGGAGCACATGCTGGGAAACACAGCAGCCCCTAG
- the RBM22 gene encoding pre-mRNA-splicing factor RBM22 isoform X3: MATSLGSNTYNRQNWEDADFPILCQTCLGENPYIRMTKEKYGKECKICARPFTVFRWCPGVRMRFKKTEVCQTCSKLKNVCQTCLLDLEYGLPIQVRDAGLSFKDDMPKSDVNKEYYTQNMEREISNSDGTRPVGMLGKATSTSDMLLKLARTTPYYKRNRPHICSFWVKGECKRGEECPYRHEKPTDPDDPLADQNIKDRYYGINDPVADKLLKRASTMPRLDPPEDKTITTLYVGGLGDTITETDLRNHFYQFGEIRTITVVQRQQCAFIQFATRQAAEVAAEKSFNKLIVNGRRLNVKWGRSQAARGKEKEKDGTTDSGIKLEPVPGLPGALPPPPAAEEEASANYFNLPPSGPPAVVNIALPPPPGFGPHMFHPMGPPPPFMRAPGPIHYPSQDPQRMGAHAGKHSSP; the protein is encoded by the exons ATGGCGACCTCTCTAGGTTCCAACACCTACAACAGGCAAAATTGGGAGGATGCG GACTTCCCTATTCTGTGCCAGACGTGTCTTGGAGAAAACCCATATATCCGAATG acCAAAGAAAAGTATGGGAAGGAATGCAAA ATCTGTGCCAGGCCATTCACAGTGTTTCGCTGGTGCCCTGGGGTCCGCATGCGTttcaagaagactgaagtgtGCCAGACCTGCAGTAAACTGAAGAATGTCTGTCAGACCTGCCTCTTAGACCTCGAATATG GTTTGCCCATCCAGGTTCGTGATGCAGGATTGTCTTTTAAGGATGACATGCCAAAGTCCGACGTCAACAAAGAGTACTACACACAGAATATGGAGAGAGAG ATTTCCAACTCTGATGGAACGCGGCCAGTTGGCATGTTGGGGAAAGCCACATCCACCAGTGACATGCTGCTCAAACTGGCCCGGACCACACCCTACTACAAAAGGAATCGACCGCACATTTGCTCCTTCTGGGTGAAAGGAGAATGTAAGAGAGGAGAGGAGTGTCCATACAG ACATGAAAAACCAACAGATCCGGATGACCCCCTTGCTGATCAGAACATTAAAGACCGATATTATGGAATCAATGACCCTGTGGCAGATAAACTCTTGAAGCGGGCTTCAACAATGCCACGTCTAGACCCACCAGAGGACAAAACTATCACCACACTCTATGTTGGTGGTCTGGGGGATACCATTACTGAGACCGATCTAAG GAATCACTTCTACCAGTTTGGAGAGATCCGGACCATCACTGTTGTGCAAAGACAGCAGTGTGCTTTCATCCAGTTCGCTACAAGACAGGCTGCAGAAGTGGCTGCCGAGAAGTCTTTTAATAAGTTGATTGTCAATGGCCGCAGGCTCAACGTGAAATGGGGAAG GTCCCAGGCagccagagggaaagaaaaggagaaggacgGAACCACAGACTCCGGAATCAAGCTCGAGCCCGTTCCAGGGCTCCCAGGAG ctcttcctcctcctcctgccgcAGAAGAAGAAGCCTCTGCCAACTACTTCAACCTGCCCCCGAGTGGTCCTCCGGCCGTGGTGAACATTGCCCTGCCACCCCCACCTG GTTTTGGGCCACACATGTTCCACCCCATGGGACCACCCCCTCCTTTCATGAGGGCTCCAGGACCAATCCACTATCCTTCTCAGGACCCTCAGAGGATGGGAGCACATGCTGGGAAACACAGCAGCCCCTAG
- the RBM22 gene encoding pre-mRNA-splicing factor RBM22 isoform X1 gives MATSLGSNTYNRQNWEDADFPILCQTCLGENPYIRMTKEKYGKECKICARPFTVFRWCPGVRMRFKKTEVCQTCSKLKNVCQTCLLDLEYGLPIQVRDAGLSFKDDMPKSDVNKEYYTQNMEREISNSDGTRPVGMLGKATSTSDMLLKLARTTPYYKRNRPHICSFWVKGECKRGEECPYRHEKPTDPDDPLADQNIKDRYYGINDPVADKLLKRASTMPRLDPPEDKTITTLYVGGLGDTITETDLRNHFYQFGEIRTITVVQRQQCAFIQFATRQAAEVAAEKSFNKLIVNGRRLNVKWGRSQAARGKEKEKDGTTDSGIKLEPVPGLPGGECRFCLPSSSPPADTHTARTVLECWRRPASAPSSCILQQDPSGFQGSGNTAAPWSSALTSCLLFSSSSSSSCRRRRSLCQLLQPAPEWSSGRGEHCPATPTWYCPAPTPR, from the exons ATGGCGACCTCTCTAGGTTCCAACACCTACAACAGGCAAAATTGGGAGGATGCG GACTTCCCTATTCTGTGCCAGACGTGTCTTGGAGAAAACCCATATATCCGAATG acCAAAGAAAAGTATGGGAAGGAATGCAAA ATCTGTGCCAGGCCATTCACAGTGTTTCGCTGGTGCCCTGGGGTCCGCATGCGTttcaagaagactgaagtgtGCCAGACCTGCAGTAAACTGAAGAATGTCTGTCAGACCTGCCTCTTAGACCTCGAATATG GTTTGCCCATCCAGGTTCGTGATGCAGGATTGTCTTTTAAGGATGACATGCCAAAGTCCGACGTCAACAAAGAGTACTACACACAGAATATGGAGAGAGAG ATTTCCAACTCTGATGGAACGCGGCCAGTTGGCATGTTGGGGAAAGCCACATCCACCAGTGACATGCTGCTCAAACTGGCCCGGACCACACCCTACTACAAAAGGAATCGACCGCACATTTGCTCCTTCTGGGTGAAAGGAGAATGTAAGAGAGGAGAGGAGTGTCCATACAG ACATGAAAAACCAACAGATCCGGATGACCCCCTTGCTGATCAGAACATTAAAGACCGATATTATGGAATCAATGACCCTGTGGCAGATAAACTCTTGAAGCGGGCTTCAACAATGCCACGTCTAGACCCACCAGAGGACAAAACTATCACCACACTCTATGTTGGTGGTCTGGGGGATACCATTACTGAGACCGATCTAAG GAATCACTTCTACCAGTTTGGAGAGATCCGGACCATCACTGTTGTGCAAAGACAGCAGTGTGCTTTCATCCAGTTCGCTACAAGACAGGCTGCAGAAGTGGCTGCCGAGAAGTCTTTTAATAAGTTGATTGTCAATGGCCGCAGGCTCAACGTGAAATGGGGAAG GTCCCAGGCagccagagggaaagaaaaggagaaggacgGAACCACAGACTCCGGAATCAAGCTCGAGCCCGTTCCAGGGCTCCCAGGAGGTGAGTGCAGATTCTGCCTACCCAGTAGCTCGCCACCTGCAGATACTCATACTGCCCGGACCGTCCTGGAATGTTGGAGGAGACCGGCCTCTGCTCCCAGCAGCTGTATTCTCCAGCAGGACCCCTCAGGATTTCAGGGGAGTGGAAACACTGCTGCACCGTGGTCTTCTGCTCTAACTAGCTGTCTTCTCTTCTCtagctcttcctcctcctcctgccgcAGAAGAAGAAGCCTCTGCCAACTACTTCAACCTGCCCCCGAGTGGTCCTCCGGCCGTGGTGAACATTGCCCTGCCACCCCCACCTGGTattgccccgcccccacccccaggtaa